TGGCGCGCCAGTTGGTCGACATCGTCGCCACGGGCGAGTTGATGGAGCACGCGCTGTCCACCCTCTCCAAGGGCTTCGCCGGCCTGGCACTTGCCATGCTCGGGGGGGCTGCCGTGGGCATCCTCTGTGCGCGCAACCGCTACGCCGACGCGGCCCTGCATCCGCTCATCTCGGTGCTGTATCCGGTACCCAAGCTGGCGCTGTATCCGGTGGTGGTGCTGATCTTCGGCTTCGGCGGTGCGTCCAAGATCGTGCAGGTCGGCCTGGAATGCTTCTTCCCGATCTTCGTGCAGATGTACGCAGGTGCCCGTGCCGTGCCGCGCAATCTCCTGTGGCTGGCCGAAAACAACGAGGTGCGGCCCTTGCGCCTGGTGTACGAGGTGTTGTGGCCTTCGTTGCTGCCCTATCTGCTGACCGGCCTGCGGGTGGCCACGCCCATCATGCTGATCGTCATGTGCGTGACCGAGTTCATTGGCGAGTCCAAGGGGCTGGGCTATCTCGTTTCACGCTACGCCTCCTATTTCGATACCGCATCTGCCTTCGCGGTGATCGTGGTCCTGGGGCTGTTCGGCCTGCTTGCCGATCGGCTCATCGTCTTCCTGCGTGCCCGGCTCGTGTTCTGGGAACGTGGGGTGAGCCTGTAACGGCAATTTTCTTGTCTGGAGCATCTATGAAAACGGAAACACACGATGTGGTCATCGTGGGGGCGGGCCTGGCGGGCCTGTCTACCGCGGTTTTTCTCGCGCTCAATGGCGTGCGCGCGGTCGTCATCGAACGCAACGCCTCCACTTCCACCCTGCCCAAGGCGCGTGGCCAGAACCCGGTGAGCATGGAGATGCTGCGCGTTGCCGGCATCACGGAGGCGATACGGGCCGCCCGACCGCCCGGCAAGCCGGGCATCACCTCCGTGGTGTCCGAAAGCCTCACCGGCAAGGTGATCTACGACCACATCGCCCACCGCCCCGACTTCTCGAAGTTCTCGCCCGAGATCCCAGGCATGGCAAGCCAGGCGCGCGCCGAAGAGGCCCTGCTGCAACGCGCCCGGGCGCTCGGCGTCGAAGTCCGTTTCCAGTGGGCCTGCGACCGCATCCAGGAGCGCGAGGATGACGTCGGGCTCGATCTGCGCGACCTGCGCTCGGGCGAGTCTTCCTCGGCCTCGGCGAAGTATCTGGTCGCCTGCGATGGCATCCGCGGTGCGATCGCCGAGCAGGTCGGCATAGGGCATCACGGTGTGGGACATCTCAAGGCGGTCACCGCGGTGCGCTTCAACGCCGATCTCTCGCGCTGGGCCGGCGGCAATTCGATGACGATTCACTACGTGAAGAATCCAGCGCTGCCGGACGGATCGGGCATTCTCGTGAGCACCGACTATGCGAACCAGTGGGTCGGCAATTTTTCCGCAGACCCGGACCGCACGGCGCAGGAAACACGGCGGCTGATCCAGATTCTGCTGGGGGTTGACGACATTGCATTCGAGGTCACCGGCGAGACCACCTACAACTATTCGCACCGCATTGCCGATCGGCTCAGCACTCGCCGGGTCTACCTGGCAGGGGATGCCGCGCACGTCATGCCACCCACGGGGGGGCAGGGCGGCAACACAGCCATGCAGGATGGCTTCTACCTCGGCTGGAAGCTGGCCTATGTGTTGCGGGGGATCGCGGGACCGGAGTTGCTCGCGTCGTACGACACCGAGCGCCGACCCTACGCCGAGATCGTGTGCACCTGGCAGGCGGCCAACCTCGCCGAGCGGCGGGACATGAAGAACCTGGGTACCTTGTTGGGCGAGCCGATCGACCACGCGAAGATGATGTTCGGCTACCTGTGTGCAGACGGGGCATTCGTCAAGTTGCCGAACCAGACTGCGCCGTCGATCACCGATCCTTTCGAAGACCCTGCGGATCCCACGGGGTTTCCGGGGGCCCGTGTGCCCTACGCCGTGCTGTCCGCAGGATCGGCCTCCATCAACACGCGCCACCAGCTGACGCCTCAGTTTCAGCTGTACACGGCGGACAGCGCCATGGCCCAAGCAGCGCAGACCGTGGCCGATCGCAAGGCGATCCCGCAGCGGGTCACCGTGGTCGATTCGGTGGCGCCGATCCGCCTCGCACCGGATGAGGCCATGCTCGTGCGGCCCGATGGCGTGGTGGCCTGGCGCGGTCGCTCGGCAGACGCATTGGCCCTGGCTTACGACCAGGTGCTCGCGCGGGAGTGAGCGTGGATGCCTGCCTCGTGACCGGCGCCACCGGCGGCATTGGCCGCGGCGTGGCTCTGCGCCTGGCGGGGCAGGTGCCTCGGCTGCGCCTGTTGGTGCGCGGTTCGTCGTCGAGTCCGCCGGTGGACGCAGAAGTCGTTCAGGGGGATTTCGACGACCTGCCAAGCATGGCACGGGCCTTTGCGGGCATGCGGACCGTCTTCCTCTACACGCCCGTTCGCCCCGACGCTCGGCTGCTGCAGACAGCGGCCGAGCAGGGTGTGCGCCACGTGGTGCTGCTGTCGTCTGCATCGGTGGCCAAGGTGGCGCCCGGTGAGCGCAACCCGGTGGCAGAACGACACCGCGCCATGGAGCGGTACGTACGGGATGCCGGTCTTGGCAGTACTTGTTTGCGACCCGACACACTCGCGTCCAACTGCCTGTCCTGGGCCGAGGAGATCCGCACGCACCGGCGCGTCTCGGTGCCTTACCCATCGTCGTTGCGCAATCCAATCCACGAAGACGATGTGGCGCTGATCGCTGCTCTGGCGATGCTCGATGGGGATAGCTTGCGCAGCCGTTCGCTCTTGCTCACCGGACCGGCGCCACTGTCCATCCGCGATCAGGTTGCCGCGATCGGACGGGCTAGCGGGCAGGCTATCGAGTGCCGCGAGATCGCCGCGCAGGACGCGATCGACCGCATGGCCCAGGGGCCGGGTGCGCTTGCTCTCGATGTCGCCCGCCGCCTGGTGGCCTACATGGAGAAAACCACGCGCGAGGTACCCGCTGTCGCGAGCGACTTCTTCGAGGCGGCCGGACAGGCCCCCAAGGCGTTCTCCGAATGGGCGGCCGAGCATGCCGAGGCGTTCCGGCCCCCGAAGGTCCCTACACTTGCAGTTGGACCGGCACCGGCTCCTGGCACCTTCCATAGCGAGATATGACACAAGAATCCACCGGCACCCCCAGCACCACCGAGCCCGCCGACAAGAGTTCCGCCTGGGTCGAGGCGCTTTTCCAGGGTATGGCGGTTTTGCGGGTGTTCGAAGGGGAGACCAACGGACTCACTCTGACCGAGATCGCGCAGAAGCTGGGCTGGAGCCGCACGAAGCCTTACCGTTATGTCTACACGCTCGAGCAGATGGGCTATCTGACCCGGCAGGAGGGCACGAAGCGCTACCGGCCCACGTCGCTGACCATGACCCTCGGCTATTCGTATCTGAGCGGGCTCTCACTGCTGGAACTGGCGCAACCGGTCCTCGATCGTTTGAAGAACGCGCTCGGCGCCTCCGTGCACATGGGCATTCTTGAACAGGGCGAGGTGGTGTACATCGCCAGTGCGCGGGTTTCCGTCGTTCCCGCGGTCAACATCCATGTGGGTTCGCGCGTGCCGCCCTACGTCACCTCTCTGGGACGCGCACTGCTGTCGGAAATGGACGACGAACAGGTTGATGCGCTGATCGGCAAGCTGTCGTTGCCCGCCAGCACACCGCGCAGCATCACCGAGCCGGCGGCGTTCCGGCAGATGCTCAAGAAATCCCGGGAACAGGGCTACGTGTTCACCGACGAGGAATTCCACCCTGGCGTGCGTTCGATCGCCGCACCGGTGCACGATCGCCGGGGCGACGTTGTCGCGGCGATCAACGCTACCTCCATCGTCCAGAAGTTTTCCGACGACTACCTGAACGAACAGGTTATTCCCCTGGTCGTGGCCGCGGCCAAGGAAATTTCCATGAGTATGGGCCATATGCCGCAGAGGGAAGCCTGAACAAGCGCCCGTTGGCCCCGAAGGCTGCCCGCACCGAAGGCCGGGTGCCACGAACTCGCGCGAGCGAACCCACTCAGCGCGGCGTGCTGGCGAGCTGCACGGCCAGGCGGTTGTGCCGCTCCACCAGGGGGCCGAGGTCCACGGTGGCCAGCTGCCCGTCGCGCACAACGACCTGGCCGTTGACCACGGTGTAGGCGGCCTGCGGGCTGGCGCACAGCAGGAGGCTGCCCACCGGGTCGTGCACCGCGCCGCCGGCAAAGCCCAGCGTGCGCAGATCGAACAGCGCGAAGTCGGCGCACATGCCCACCGCAAGATGGCCGATGTCCGTGCGGCCCAGCACCTCGGCGCCGCCGCGCGTGGCCATGTGCAGCGCGTCGCGCGCGGTCATCTCGGCCGGGCCCAGGTCGCAGCCGAAGAAGGTCTTGCCGCCGCGTTGCTCGGGCGGCTGCAGGGCGCGGCCGACGCGCGCCAGCAGCAGCGCCTGGCGCGCTTCGTTGACCATGTGGGCGCCGTCGTTGCTCGCGCTGCCGTCGACCCCGAGGCCGACCGGCACGCCCGCGTCGAGCAGGCGGCGCACCGGCGCGATGCCCGAGGCCAGGCGCATGTTGCTGCACGGGCAATGCGCCACACCGGTGCGGCTCGCAGCGAACAGCGAGATGCCTTCGTCGTCCAGCTTCACGCAGTGCGCGTGCCACACATCGTCGCCGAGCCAGCCCAGGTCCTGCGCGTATTGCGCGGGTGTCTTGTTGAGCTTCTCTCGGCTGTAGGCGATGTCGTGGTCGTTCTCGGCCAAGTGGGTGTGCAGGCGCACGCCCTGGCCCTTGAAGGAGCGCGCCAGGGCCGCGCTTTCCCGCATGAGCGCGGGGCTCACCGAAAACGGCGAGCAGGGCGCCAGCGCGATCTGCAGCATGGCGCCGTGCCGCGCGTCGTGCCAGGTTTCGATGAGCCGCTGGCTGTCCTGGAGGATCGCGTCCTCGCGCTCCACCAGTGCATCGGGTGGCAGGCCACCAGCGCTCGCACCCACGCTCATGCTGCCACGCGTGGCCACGAAGCGCATGCCGATCTGCTGCGAGGCCTCGATGCTGTCTTCCAGCCGCACGCCGTTGGGGTAGAGGTAGAGGTGGTCGCTGGTGGTGGTGCAGCCGCTGAGCAGCAGCTCGGCCATGGCCACTTGCGTGGACACGCGCACCATCTCGGGTGTGAGGCCGGCCCAGATCGGGTACAAGCCCCGCAGCCACGAAAACAGCTCGGCGTTCTGCACGCTCGGCAGCGCGCGCGTGAGCGACTGATACATATGGTGGTGCGTGTTCACCAGCCCCGGCGTGACGAGGTGGCCACTGGCCTCGATCACCTCGCTGGCCTCGTCGTGCAGCGCCGGCGGCAACTCGGCGGCGGGACCGATCCACTCGATCACGTTGCCGCGCACGAACAGGCTGGCATCGGCCAGCTCGGTGCCGCTGGCCAGATCGGCGTCGTTGAAGGTGGCGATGCAACTGGCGTTCTGGACGAGAAGGGTGCGGGTCATGTCGTGTCCTTCAGCCAGTAGCCTGGCTTCGCATAGATTTTTTTGAGATGCTCAATAAAAAACCGCACCTTGGCCGGCAGGTGCCGCTGCTGTGGGTACACGGCCAGGATGTCGTAGGCGGGCAGGGCGAAGTCGTCGAGCACGGTCACGAGTTCGCCACGCTGCAACTGCGCCTGGATCTCCCAGGTGGAGCGCCAGCCCAGGCCCAGGCCTTCGCTGGCCCAGCGCTGCAGCAGCTCGCCGTCGTTGCAGTCGAGGTTGCCTTCCACGCGCACCGTCACGGTCTTGCCGTCCTGCAGGAAGTACCAGCCGCGCTGCTGCCCGCCCTGCAGGTTGAAGGCCAGGCAGTTGTGGTGCTTCAGATCGTCCAGCGTTTTCGGCTTGCCGTGTTTGCGGAAGTAGGCTGGCGTGCCGCAGACCACGCGCTGGTTGGTGGCCAGCTTGATGGCGACGAAGTTCGGGTCGATCGCGCCGCCGATGCGCAAGCCCATGTCGTAGCCCTCGCGCACGATGTCGACGACGCGGTCGGTCAGGTTGAAGGAAATCTTCACCTCCGGGTTGGCCTTGAGGAAGCCGCTCGCATGCGGCGCCACGTGCAGGCGGCCGAACGCCGCGGGCGCCGACACCACCA
The sequence above is a segment of the Hydrogenophaga sp. BPS33 genome. Coding sequences within it:
- a CDS encoding ABC transporter permease; amino-acid sequence: MSWDRSYLTRLVGVLLFLAAWQGAATLGNTRMLPGVSDVARQLVDIVATGELMEHALSTLSKGFAGLALAMLGGAAVGILCARNRYADAALHPLISVLYPVPKLALYPVVVLIFGFGGASKIVQVGLECFFPIFVQMYAGARAVPRNLLWLAENNEVRPLRLVYEVLWPSLLPYLLTGLRVATPIMLIVMCVTEFIGESKGLGYLVSRYASYFDTASAFAVIVVLGLFGLLADRLIVFLRARLVFWERGVSL
- a CDS encoding FAD-dependent oxidoreductase, which codes for MKTETHDVVIVGAGLAGLSTAVFLALNGVRAVVIERNASTSTLPKARGQNPVSMEMLRVAGITEAIRAARPPGKPGITSVVSESLTGKVIYDHIAHRPDFSKFSPEIPGMASQARAEEALLQRARALGVEVRFQWACDRIQEREDDVGLDLRDLRSGESSSASAKYLVACDGIRGAIAEQVGIGHHGVGHLKAVTAVRFNADLSRWAGGNSMTIHYVKNPALPDGSGILVSTDYANQWVGNFSADPDRTAQETRRLIQILLGVDDIAFEVTGETTYNYSHRIADRLSTRRVYLAGDAAHVMPPTGGQGGNTAMQDGFYLGWKLAYVLRGIAGPELLASYDTERRPYAEIVCTWQAANLAERRDMKNLGTLLGEPIDHAKMMFGYLCADGAFVKLPNQTAPSITDPFEDPADPTGFPGARVPYAVLSAGSASINTRHQLTPQFQLYTADSAMAQAAQTVADRKAIPQRVTVVDSVAPIRLAPDEAMLVRPDGVVAWRGRSADALALAYDQVLARE
- a CDS encoding NAD(P)H-binding protein, producing the protein MDACLVTGATGGIGRGVALRLAGQVPRLRLLVRGSSSSPPVDAEVVQGDFDDLPSMARAFAGMRTVFLYTPVRPDARLLQTAAEQGVRHVVLLSSASVAKVAPGERNPVAERHRAMERYVRDAGLGSTCLRPDTLASNCLSWAEEIRTHRRVSVPYPSSLRNPIHEDDVALIAALAMLDGDSLRSRSLLLTGPAPLSIRDQVAAIGRASGQAIECREIAAQDAIDRMAQGPGALALDVARRLVAYMEKTTREVPAVASDFFEAAGQAPKAFSEWAAEHAEAFRPPKVPTLAVGPAPAPGTFHSEI
- a CDS encoding IclR family transcriptional regulator; this encodes MTQESTGTPSTTEPADKSSAWVEALFQGMAVLRVFEGETNGLTLTEIAQKLGWSRTKPYRYVYTLEQMGYLTRQEGTKRYRPTSLTMTLGYSYLSGLSLLELAQPVLDRLKNALGASVHMGILEQGEVVYIASARVSVVPAVNIHVGSRVPPYVTSLGRALLSEMDDEQVDALIGKLSLPASTPRSITEPAAFRQMLKKSREQGYVFTDEEFHPGVRSIAAPVHDRRGDVVAAINATSIVQKFSDDYLNEQVIPLVVAAAKEISMSMGHMPQREA
- a CDS encoding 8-oxoguanine deaminase encodes the protein MTRTLLVQNASCIATFNDADLASGTELADASLFVRGNVIEWIGPAAELPPALHDEASEVIEASGHLVTPGLVNTHHHMYQSLTRALPSVQNAELFSWLRGLYPIWAGLTPEMVRVSTQVAMAELLLSGCTTTSDHLYLYPNGVRLEDSIEASQQIGMRFVATRGSMSVGASAGGLPPDALVEREDAILQDSQRLIETWHDARHGAMLQIALAPCSPFSVSPALMRESAALARSFKGQGVRLHTHLAENDHDIAYSREKLNKTPAQYAQDLGWLGDDVWHAHCVKLDDEGISLFAASRTGVAHCPCSNMRLASGIAPVRRLLDAGVPVGLGVDGSASNDGAHMVNEARQALLLARVGRALQPPEQRGGKTFFGCDLGPAEMTARDALHMATRGGAEVLGRTDIGHLAVGMCADFALFDLRTLGFAGGAVHDPVGSLLLCASPQAAYTVVNGQVVVRDGQLATVDLGPLVERHNRLAVQLASTPR
- a CDS encoding LysR family transcriptional regulator, which produces MDRFKEIEAFVMVMEHGSLAAAALHAGITPVMMGRRIDALERRLGTQLIHRSTRRLALTEQGTGFLDECRVLLAQWSQAEATVSSQKHRASGHLVVSAPAAFGRLHVAPHASGFLKANPEVKISFNLTDRVVDIVREGYDMGLRIGGAIDPNFVAIKLATNQRVVCGTPAYFRKHGKPKTLDDLKHHNCLAFNLQGGQQRGWYFLQDGKTVTVRVEGNLDCNDGELLQRWASEGLGLGWRSTWEIQAQLQRGELVTVLDDFALPAYDILAVYPQQRHLPAKVRFFIEHLKKIYAKPGYWLKDTT